CGGAACGGTCGCCGCTCCACTCGACGTGGAACGTGCCCTCGCGGTCCACGCGTCGGTAGGTGTGCGCGCCGAAGAAGTCGCGCAGGCCCTGGATCAGCGCCGCGGGCAGGTGGTCGGCCCGGACGCCGTCGTAGTAGGCGAGCGACGACGAGAACGCCGGCGTCGGGATGCCGTTGAGCGCCGCACCCGAGACCACCCGGCGCCACGCCTCGAGGCACTCGTCGATGACGCCGACGAAGAAGTCGTCGGCGATGAGCAGCGGGAGGTGCTGGTCGCGCTCGTAGGCCTCGGTGATGCGGTTCAGGAAGCGCGCCCGGATGATGCAGCCGCCGCGCCAGATCCGCGCCATCGCGCCGCGGTCGATGTCCCAGCCGTACTCGGTGCTGGCCGCGGCGATCTGGTCGAAGCCCTGGGAGTAGGCGACGACCTTGGAGGCGTAGAGCGCGCGCCGGACGTCCTCGACGAAGGCGTCGGCGTCGTCTGCGCTGGTCGGTCGGTGCCACTCCACGGTGCCGGCCGGCAGCACGCCCCGGGCCGCCTCGCGCTGAGGCACGGAGCCCGAGAGCGCCCGGGCGAAGGTCGCCTCCGCGATCCCGGTGATCGGCACCCCGAGGTCGAGCGCGTTCTGCACCGTCCAGCGGCCGGTGCCCTTCTGCTCCGCCTGGTCGAGGACGACGTCGACGAGCGCCTGGCCGGTGGTCGCGTCGGTCTGGGCGAGCACGGTGGCGGTGATCTCGATGAGGAACGACTCGAGCTCGCCCTTGTTCCACTCGGTGAAGATCTCGGCGATCTCCGCGGGGCTCTTGCCCGTACCCCGGTGGATGAGGTCGTACGCCTCGGCGATCAGCTGCATGTCGGCGTACTCGATGCCGTTGTGCACCATCTTGACGAAGTGCCCGGCGCCGTCGGGGCCGATGTAGGTGCAGCACGGGACGCCGTCGACCTTGGCCGAGATGTCCTCGAGCAGCGGGCCGAGGGACTCGTACGACGTGCGGGACCCGCCCGGCATGATCGACGGACCGTTGAGCGCGCCCTCCTCGCCCCCGGAGACGCCGCTGCCGACGAAGTGCAGGCCGTGCTCGGCCAGCGCGTTCTCGCGACGGATGGTGTCGGGGAAGTGCGCGTTGCCCGCGTCGACGACGATGTCGCCCTCCTCGAGCAGCGGCACGAGCTCGTCGATGACCGCGTCGGTGCCCGGGCCGGCCTTGACCATGATGATGACCTTGCGCGGCTTGGCGAGGGAGGCGACGAAGTCCTCGAGGCTCTCCGAGGCGAGGAACGTGCCCTCGTCGCCGGCCTCGTCGAGCAGCGCCTGCGTCTTGGCGAAGGTGCGGTTGTGGATGGCCACGACGTGGCCGTGGCGGGCGAAGTTCCGGGCGAGGTTCCGCCCCATGACGGCCAGTCCCGTGACCCCGATCTCGGCTTGCTGGCTCATGACCCTGCTCCTTGTCCTGTTTATGACATCATCGTGCGAGGACGGACCGTCGCTCTTCGGAGCGTATCCGTTCGGGTCGGACGGGCGGCTCCTCCCCCAGGGGTCTGGTCAACGACGTTCGAGGGCCGAAGCTTGTTGGAACCGCTGGGCATCCCCGCCGACGCGGAGGCGCTCTACGTCGTGCTCGCCTCGCTCGACGAGGCCACGGCGCAGGAGCTCACGCAGCGGACGGGCACGCCGGTCGCCCAGGTCGCCGCGCACCTCGACACGCTCGCCGATCTCGGCCTGGCGGTGGCGCTGGGCGAGGGCCTCTGGAACTCGCTCCCC
This DNA window, taken from Microlunatus antarcticus, encodes the following:
- the gndA gene encoding NADP-dependent phosphogluconate dehydrogenase, translating into MSQQAEIGVTGLAVMGRNLARNFARHGHVVAIHNRTFAKTQALLDEAGDEGTFLASESLEDFVASLAKPRKVIIMVKAGPGTDAVIDELVPLLEEGDIVVDAGNAHFPDTIRRENALAEHGLHFVGSGVSGGEEGALNGPSIMPGGSRTSYESLGPLLEDISAKVDGVPCCTYIGPDGAGHFVKMVHNGIEYADMQLIAEAYDLIHRGTGKSPAEIAEIFTEWNKGELESFLIEITATVLAQTDATTGQALVDVVLDQAEQKGTGRWTVQNALDLGVPITGIAEATFARALSGSVPQREAARGVLPAGTVEWHRPTSADDADAFVEDVRRALYASKVVAYSQGFDQIAAASTEYGWDIDRGAMARIWRGGCIIRARFLNRITEAYERDQHLPLLIADDFFVGVIDECLEAWRRVVSGAALNGIPTPAFSSSLAYYDGVRADHLPAALIQGLRDFFGAHTYRRVDREGTFHVEWSGDRSETAVGGDFKADKSTHTDEKKVDQPIS